In Pseudomonas fluorescens NCIMB 11764, a single window of DNA contains:
- a CDS encoding deoxyguanosinetriphosphate triphosphohydrolase: MDWQTLLTRERLGKPLHSPEELGRSPFHKDHDRIIFSGAFRRLGRKTQVHPVTSNDHIHTRLTHSLEVSCVGRSLGMRVGETIRSALPDWCEPSDLGMVVQSACLAHDIGNPPFGHSGEDAIRHWFQQAAGRGWLEAMSEVERNDFLNFEGNAQGFRVLTQLEYHQFDGGTRLTYATLGTYLKYPWTAKHADSLGYKKHKFGCYQSELPLLEQIAHKLGLPQLEEQRWARHPLVYLMEAADDICYALIDLEDGLEMELLEYAEVESLLLDLVGDDLPETYRQLGPRDSRRRKLAILRGKAIEHLTNAAARAFVEQQDALLAGTLPGDLVEHMHGPAKRCVLNAKDMARKKIFQDKRKTLHEIGAYTTLEILLNAFCGAALEQHNGRTPSFKSRRILDLLGNNAPDPHGPLHTSFLRMIDFIAGMTDSYASDMALEMTGRSSH, from the coding sequence TTGGATTGGCAAACCCTGCTCACCCGCGAACGCCTCGGAAAGCCTCTGCACAGCCCGGAAGAACTCGGCCGCAGCCCTTTCCACAAAGACCACGACCGCATCATTTTCTCGGGCGCCTTTCGCCGCCTCGGGCGCAAGACCCAAGTCCATCCCGTCACGAGCAACGATCATATCCACACGCGCCTGACCCACTCACTGGAGGTCAGCTGCGTTGGCCGTTCGCTGGGTATGCGCGTCGGCGAAACCATCCGCAGCGCGCTGCCTGACTGGTGCGAACCCAGCGACCTGGGCATGGTGGTGCAATCGGCTTGCCTGGCTCACGACATTGGCAATCCACCCTTCGGTCACTCCGGTGAAGACGCGATCCGTCACTGGTTCCAGCAAGCCGCCGGCCGTGGATGGCTGGAGGCAATGAGCGAAGTCGAACGTAATGACTTCCTCAACTTCGAAGGCAATGCCCAGGGCTTCCGGGTGCTCACCCAGCTGGAATATCACCAGTTCGATGGCGGCACCCGGCTGACCTACGCGACGCTGGGCACCTACCTGAAATATCCATGGACGGCCAAGCACGCCGACTCACTGGGTTACAAGAAACACAAGTTCGGCTGTTATCAGAGCGAACTCCCGCTGCTGGAGCAGATCGCTCATAAACTCGGCCTGCCGCAACTTGAAGAACAACGCTGGGCACGCCATCCCCTGGTGTATTTGATGGAGGCCGCGGATGACATCTGCTATGCGCTGATCGACCTCGAAGATGGCCTGGAAATGGAGCTGCTGGAGTACGCCGAAGTCGAGTCCCTGTTGCTGGACCTGGTGGGCGACGATTTGCCGGAGACCTATCGTCAGCTCGGCCCGCGGGATTCACGTCGGCGCAAACTGGCAATCCTGCGGGGCAAAGCCATCGAGCATCTGACCAACGCCGCGGCCCGCGCCTTTGTCGAGCAACAGGACGCGTTGCTGGCCGGCACGCTGCCTGGCGATCTGGTGGAACACATGCACGGTCCCGCCAAACGCTGCGTATTGAATGCCAAAGACATGGCACGCAAAAAGATCTTCCAGGACAAGCGCAAGACCCTGCACGAGATCGGCGCCTATACCACGCTGGAAATCCTGCTGAACGCGTTCTGCGGCGCAGCGCTGGAACAGCACAACGGTCGGACACCGTCCTTCAAGAGCCGTCGCATCCTTGATCTGCTGGGCAACAATGCGCCCGACCCTCACGGCCCGCTACACACTTCGTTCCTGCGCATGATTGATTTCATCGCCGGCATGACCGACAGCTATGCCAGCGACATGGCGCTGGAGATGACTGGCCGTTCGAGCCACTGA
- a CDS encoding response regulator, translated as MSNPKFEDKLRILLVEDHPFQLRATQYLLESYGFTQLTTSDSAQDALQQMLAAVRPFDILLCDQCLPDLPGLDLVRFASHRGMIKQAILLSSLTRTELDGLEKTANAHGLPLLGYLIKPLKQF; from the coding sequence GTGAGTAATCCCAAGTTCGAAGACAAATTGCGCATCCTGTTGGTGGAAGATCATCCCTTCCAACTAAGGGCGACTCAGTACCTGCTTGAAAGTTATGGTTTCACCCAACTGACGACCTCCGACAGTGCCCAAGATGCCTTGCAGCAAATGCTGGCGGCGGTGCGACCATTTGACATCCTGTTATGCGACCAATGTTTACCCGATCTTCCCGGGCTGGATCTGGTCAGATTCGCCAGTCATCGCGGGATGATAAAACAGGCAATACTATTAAGCAGCCTGACGCGCACAGAACTTGATGGACTTGAAAAAACCGCCAATGCACACGGACTGCCTCTACTTGGCTACTTGATAAAACCATTGAAACAATTCTAA
- a CDS encoding 2,4'-dihydroxyacetophenone dioxygenase family protein → MSTAPKPDELAIPYQLPQVPFMSPDMVHPGVLTNWLEDDKLWVPVTGSVSFKPLLLSVTGGYYINLLRVRQAGVLSRHRHTGGVHAIVLKGRWYYLEHDWVASEGSFAYEPPGETHTLFVPEDVEEMITWFHVQGGYTYVDPQGVAVGYEDVFTKLEAARKHYKELGLPDDYIEQFIR, encoded by the coding sequence ATGAGCACTGCACCGAAGCCTGATGAACTCGCGATCCCCTATCAACTGCCTCAGGTTCCATTCATGTCGCCAGACATGGTGCACCCAGGCGTCCTGACAAACTGGCTGGAAGACGACAAGCTGTGGGTACCTGTCACCGGCTCCGTCTCCTTCAAGCCATTGCTGCTGAGCGTCACTGGCGGTTATTACATCAACCTGCTCCGCGTACGCCAGGCCGGTGTGTTGTCCCGCCATCGCCACACCGGCGGCGTTCATGCCATCGTGCTCAAGGGCCGCTGGTATTACCTGGAGCATGATTGGGTCGCATCCGAAGGCTCCTTTGCGTATGAGCCTCCAGGCGAAACCCATACCCTTTTCGTTCCAGAAGACGTTGAAGAAATGATCACCTGGTTCCACGTCCAAGGCGGATACACCTACGTCGATCCACAAGGCGTGGCGGTCGGCTACGAAGACGTTTTCACCAAGCTTGAAGCAGCCCGCAAGCACTACAAAGAGCTGGGTCTACCTGACGACTACATCGAGCAATTTATTCGCTGA
- a CDS encoding LysR family transcriptional regulator — translation MDNYSQMLAFIWATEHGNFSAAARSNGLTPSAISKLITRLEDRLQTRLFQRGTRNLTLTEEGAAYLVSAREVVNAMAEADSLAEAFPTRVSGTLRIHTMTTFAKHQILPWLSEFLATYPALSVDIQVGPQYIDQFEQGLDIAIHSGVLPDSSRIARKVGESAWVICASPEYIERCGRPNHPQDLVNHDCFNFSFKSAWNNWEFEIDHHKTLIPVSAKASFAQGDLLRQMALSGAGIVKLAQFHIGADIRKGRLIPLLEEYALDEKEPIYMVYSNRKHLSPRIRVFRDFLESKIAEQPWAT, via the coding sequence ATGGATAATTACTCGCAGATGTTGGCCTTCATCTGGGCCACTGAGCACGGAAATTTTTCTGCGGCGGCGCGCTCAAATGGACTGACCCCCTCAGCCATTAGCAAGCTCATCACTCGCCTTGAGGATCGGCTGCAAACTCGCCTGTTTCAGCGAGGCACCCGCAATCTCACACTCACTGAAGAAGGTGCTGCTTACCTGGTCAGCGCGCGGGAAGTGGTCAACGCCATGGCAGAGGCAGACTCCCTGGCTGAAGCGTTCCCTACGCGTGTTAGCGGAACTCTGCGCATCCATACGATGACAACCTTCGCTAAGCATCAAATTTTGCCCTGGCTATCAGAGTTCCTTGCCACATACCCTGCCCTGAGCGTCGACATTCAAGTTGGCCCCCAATACATCGACCAATTTGAACAGGGTCTTGATATAGCCATCCACAGCGGTGTCTTACCCGACTCATCACGGATTGCCAGAAAGGTGGGGGAAAGTGCTTGGGTCATCTGTGCCTCGCCGGAATATATCGAGCGTTGCGGTAGACCCAATCACCCACAAGACCTTGTGAACCATGACTGCTTTAACTTCAGTTTCAAAAGCGCATGGAATAACTGGGAGTTCGAAATCGACCACCACAAAACCTTAATCCCTGTCAGCGCTAAAGCGTCTTTTGCTCAGGGTGACCTGCTGCGTCAGATGGCACTATCGGGTGCAGGTATCGTGAAGCTTGCGCAATTTCATATCGGGGCAGATATCCGAAAAGGGCGACTGATCCCCTTGCTTGAGGAGTACGCCCTGGATGAAAAGGAACCCATTTACATGGTGTACTCAAACCGCAAGCACCTCAGTCCGAGGATCAGGGTTTTTCGAGATTTCCTTGAGAGCAAAATTGCTGAGCAACCTTGGGCCACATAG
- the ydiJ gene encoding D-2-hydroxyglutarate dehydrogenase YdiJ, which translates to MIARLSPPDVQNVSYEEFLSRLEEEGFQGEIARSYGDRTVLATDNSIYQRLPEAAVFPRHARDVETLARLVARPEFRSVVLTPRGGGTGTNGQSLTEGVVVDLSRHMNSILEINVEERWVRVQSGVVKDQLNTALKPHGLFFAPELSTSNRATIGGMINTDASGQGSCTYGKTRDHVLELSTVLLGGDRLNSSVLERDCWWAETGRTDRVGEVYRCATDIARNHADLIQSTFPKLNRCLTGYDLAHLQEPNDRFNLNSVLCGSEGSLGFIVEAKLNVLPIPKYSILVNVRYAGFMDALRDAKALMLLKPLSIETVDSKVLMLAMKDIVWHGVAEYFPEDPGAPTLGINLVEFSGDDEEAVQQSVHEFVLHLQRDTSVLRLGHTLAIGADALKRVYAMRKRAVGLLGNVKGEARPQPFVEDTAVPPENLADFILEFRALLDSYDLEYGMFGHVDAGVLHVRPILDMKDPIQAALIQPISDAVAVLTQKHGGLLWGEHGKGLRSQYVPDYFGKLYPALQELKAAFDPHNQLNPGKIATPKTVPSARLTRVDEVKLRGELDRTIDERVWKSYDTAVHCNGNGACYNFDPDDAMCPSWKGTRSRVHSPKGRASLIREWLRLQGQQDIDVLATSDRLRSTSNVFSIATRAANTVAQKLGQQDFSHEVYEAMAGCLACKSCAGQCPVKVNVPEFRSRFLELYHSRYLRPLKDYLIGSLEYTIPYIARVPRLYNYIMGARPVRVLLEHVAGMVDSPLLSLMDFNEVRRRWKVQMATPERLAALEEGERKRSVIIVQDAFTRYFETHVLADWVELISRLGFQVYIAPFSPNGKPLQVQGFLKAFEKAAHFNAKSLNKLHQYQVPLVGLDPAMSLVYRQEYAKTLGSDQIPTVLLPQEWLADVLPSSNAIKDTDPYYFLPHCTEKTNEPGSIGLWQQIYARVGLKLQVQAIGCCGMSGTYGHETQNAKTSDVIYSQSWGPLVEKFNQSGRLLADGYSCRSQVKRKHGATILHPLQALLAVVRGIVG; encoded by the coding sequence ATGATTGCTCGGCTGTCTCCCCCTGATGTCCAAAACGTATCCTACGAAGAATTTTTAAGTCGGCTTGAGGAAGAGGGCTTTCAGGGCGAAATCGCGCGTAGTTATGGCGATAGGACGGTGTTGGCAACCGACAACTCAATCTATCAGCGCCTACCAGAAGCGGCGGTGTTTCCACGGCATGCTCGAGATGTCGAGACCTTGGCACGCCTGGTGGCCCGTCCCGAGTTTAGATCTGTTGTGCTCACACCCCGTGGAGGTGGAACCGGTACCAACGGCCAATCACTAACAGAGGGGGTTGTTGTCGATCTGTCTCGCCATATGAACAGTATTCTTGAGATCAATGTCGAGGAGCGTTGGGTTCGCGTGCAGAGCGGTGTGGTTAAGGATCAGCTCAACACTGCATTGAAACCACATGGATTATTTTTCGCGCCCGAACTATCCACATCAAACCGCGCCACCATCGGCGGAATGATTAATACCGACGCGAGTGGTCAGGGAAGCTGTACGTATGGCAAAACCCGTGACCATGTCTTGGAACTTTCTACCGTTTTGCTGGGTGGGGATCGACTCAACAGTTCGGTTTTGGAACGCGATTGTTGGTGGGCGGAAACAGGTCGCACAGATCGGGTAGGTGAGGTCTACCGATGTGCCACGGACATCGCGCGCAATCATGCTGATCTGATCCAGAGTACGTTTCCGAAACTGAATCGTTGCTTGACAGGCTATGACCTGGCTCACCTGCAAGAGCCAAATGATCGATTCAATCTCAACAGCGTTTTGTGTGGCTCCGAAGGCTCCCTTGGGTTCATCGTTGAAGCCAAGCTCAACGTGTTACCAATCCCCAAGTATTCGATCCTGGTGAATGTGCGTTATGCAGGGTTCATGGATGCTCTGAGGGACGCCAAGGCGTTGATGCTGTTGAAGCCGTTGTCCATCGAGACTGTCGATTCCAAAGTGCTCATGTTGGCCATGAAGGACATAGTTTGGCACGGCGTCGCAGAATACTTCCCGGAAGACCCAGGTGCACCGACACTCGGAATCAATCTTGTTGAATTTAGCGGCGACGATGAAGAGGCCGTTCAGCAGAGTGTTCATGAGTTTGTTTTGCACCTGCAGCGTGATACCAGCGTCTTGCGATTGGGTCACACGCTTGCAATAGGTGCGGACGCTCTCAAACGCGTTTATGCGATGCGTAAGCGAGCAGTAGGGCTGCTCGGCAACGTCAAAGGAGAGGCCCGGCCACAACCCTTTGTCGAAGACACCGCCGTTCCGCCTGAGAATTTGGCTGACTTCATCCTGGAGTTTCGAGCGCTTCTGGACAGCTATGACTTAGAGTACGGAATGTTCGGGCACGTCGATGCGGGAGTCCTCCATGTGCGTCCGATCCTGGACATGAAAGACCCAATTCAGGCTGCTCTGATTCAGCCGATTTCCGATGCCGTGGCGGTGTTGACGCAAAAGCATGGCGGCTTGTTGTGGGGTGAGCATGGAAAGGGGTTGAGATCCCAGTATGTGCCCGATTATTTCGGGAAGCTTTATCCAGCATTGCAGGAGCTCAAGGCTGCTTTTGATCCACACAACCAACTCAACCCCGGCAAAATCGCCACGCCGAAGACTGTGCCTAGCGCTCGATTGACGCGCGTTGACGAGGTCAAGTTGCGGGGCGAGCTAGATCGGACAATTGATGAGCGGGTTTGGAAAAGCTATGACACTGCCGTCCACTGCAACGGCAATGGTGCCTGCTACAACTTCGATCCTGATGACGCTATGTGTCCTTCCTGGAAAGGCACTCGTAGCCGAGTCCATTCACCCAAAGGTCGCGCTTCGCTCATCCGTGAATGGTTGAGATTGCAGGGCCAACAAGACATCGATGTATTGGCCACTAGCGATCGGCTGCGCTCGACTTCCAACGTATTTAGTATTGCCACACGAGCTGCGAATACAGTCGCGCAAAAGTTGGGACAACAGGATTTTTCCCATGAGGTTTATGAGGCCATGGCGGGGTGTCTCGCCTGTAAATCTTGTGCTGGTCAGTGTCCTGTGAAGGTCAATGTGCCGGAGTTCCGATCGCGGTTCCTGGAGCTGTATCACAGCCGGTATCTGCGCCCCTTGAAGGACTATCTCATCGGCTCGCTTGAGTACACCATTCCCTACATTGCGCGCGTGCCGCGTTTATACAACTACATCATGGGCGCCCGTCCTGTACGCGTCCTTCTTGAGCACGTCGCCGGAATGGTCGATAGCCCATTGCTCAGCTTGATGGACTTTAATGAAGTACGCCGTCGCTGGAAGGTGCAGATGGCAACCCCGGAGCGTTTGGCTGCATTGGAGGAGGGGGAGCGTAAGCGTAGTGTGATTATCGTCCAGGATGCTTTTACGCGTTACTTCGAAACGCATGTGCTTGCCGACTGGGTTGAGCTGATCTCAAGGCTCGGGTTCCAGGTGTACATAGCTCCGTTCTCTCCGAACGGTAAACCTCTGCAGGTTCAGGGTTTCCTCAAGGCATTTGAAAAAGCCGCGCATTTCAATGCCAAATCGCTGAACAAGCTTCACCAATATCAGGTTCCGTTAGTTGGCCTGGATCCCGCTATGAGTTTGGTGTATCGGCAAGAGTACGCCAAGACGCTTGGCAGCGACCAGATTCCAACCGTCTTGTTGCCGCAGGAGTGGCTTGCGGATGTGCTCCCGTCATCGAATGCGATCAAGGACACAGACCCCTACTACTTCCTTCCTCACTGCACCGAGAAAACTAATGAGCCCGGCAGCATCGGCCTTTGGCAACAAATTTATGCGCGAGTGGGGTTGAAGCTACAGGTACAAGCAATTGGTTGCTGTGGCATGTCAGGCACGTATGGACATGAGACGCAAAACGCTAAGACTTCAGACGTTATTTACAGTCAGTCTTGGGGGCCGCTGGTGGAAAAATTCAATCAATCAGGGCGCCTATTGGCGGATGGCTATTCATGCCGAAGCCAGGTTAAACGCAAGCATGGCGCGACGATTTTGCATCCTCTACAGGCTTTATTAGCGGTCGTTCGGGGTATCGTCGGGTAA
- a CDS encoding LysR substrate-binding domain-containing protein yields MNPRRLTPSMSLLIAFEAAARHCSFTKAADELALTQSAVSRQVQSLEAQLEIELFRRDGRKIELTAAGALYQHELAAALGRIRSATLQTIAYKAEGGPLNLAVLPTLGSKWLLPKMHEFYALHPGNLVHIHSRIIHADIQSSASDMQAIICAGKGDWPGYISHLLLKEKLVVIASPTALADFRAMSPPDVADQVLLNVVSRPNAWSDWFDRNNLGHRSMRTGPSFELTAHLIQAVSAGIGIGLVPDILVQDELKSGALVALFDPMESGRNYYLAYATRYQHLPALKTFSTWLLSLPFPD; encoded by the coding sequence ATGAACCCAAGAAGACTGACGCCCTCCATGTCCCTGCTGATTGCCTTCGAAGCAGCCGCTCGGCATTGCAGCTTTACCAAAGCTGCAGACGAACTGGCATTGACTCAAAGTGCCGTCAGCCGGCAAGTGCAATCCCTGGAAGCCCAGCTTGAGATCGAGCTCTTTCGCCGTGATGGACGGAAGATCGAATTAACTGCAGCCGGCGCCCTGTACCAACATGAGCTTGCCGCTGCACTGGGTCGAATTCGAAGCGCAACACTGCAGACAATTGCTTACAAGGCTGAGGGTGGGCCGCTAAACCTCGCTGTACTTCCGACGTTGGGATCAAAGTGGCTCCTCCCCAAAATGCATGAGTTTTATGCACTCCACCCGGGTAACCTGGTGCACATCCATTCAAGGATCATTCACGCCGATATCCAGTCCAGCGCGAGCGACATGCAGGCAATCATCTGCGCCGGCAAAGGAGACTGGCCAGGCTACATTTCGCATCTATTACTCAAAGAAAAACTGGTCGTTATAGCGAGCCCTACAGCGCTTGCGGATTTTCGCGCCATGTCACCACCGGACGTCGCTGATCAAGTTTTGTTGAATGTCGTCTCTCGGCCCAATGCGTGGTCTGATTGGTTTGACCGCAACAACCTCGGCCATAGAAGCATGCGTACCGGCCCAAGTTTCGAGCTCACTGCTCACCTCATTCAGGCCGTATCAGCGGGCATTGGAATCGGGCTGGTTCCCGACATTCTGGTGCAGGACGAACTCAAATCCGGAGCGCTGGTAGCACTGTTCGACCCGATGGAAAGCGGTCGCAATTACTACCTTGCGTATGCCACACGTTATCAACATCTGCCCGCGCTAAAGACCTTCAGCACTTGGCTGCTGTCCCTACCATTCCCGGATTAA
- a CDS encoding GMC family oxidoreductase — translation MSTFDYVIVGGGTAGCILANRLTASGKYKVLVLEAGGEPNGFWIPIPAGFTKLLVDKRYNWRFKTQAEANTRGREISVPRGKGLGGSTLINGMIYVRGQPGDYDAWESTGAKQWNFATLKPYFKKFESYAQGDDSRGHEGPMHIQQVTERYPVSDAFLEASIQDGHRHNKDYNGDDQTGFGYYQVAQHKGRRWSVVDGYLKPARARANLHIETNAHVLRLELEGSRCTGITYRQGGREVTVSARQDVILCAGAIQSPQILELSGIGRPDVLDKAGIPTKHRLDGVGENYIDHFATRMNWRLKNTVTLNELARGWRLGLAVAEYFTKRTGILTLGTGLVHGFLKTKPEMPTPDVQYFVVHASYANAAERILDKHPGFTIGVSQLRPKSQGSIHIQSKDPDVMPAIRPNFLTEDEDCTSLIEGMKIARRIMEQPAMSAFVDAETSPGSQTKSDEDWLEFARDNGQTIYHPIGTCRMGEDEGAVVDSQLRVHGLSGLRVVDASVIPSMISGNIQGAVMAVAERGADLILGSAPVHY, via the coding sequence ATGAGTACATTTGATTACGTCATCGTTGGCGGCGGCACTGCTGGTTGTATTCTTGCCAATCGACTCACTGCTTCCGGAAAATACAAGGTTTTGGTGCTGGAAGCCGGGGGTGAACCGAACGGTTTTTGGATTCCTATCCCTGCTGGCTTTACCAAACTGCTAGTGGACAAGCGATACAACTGGCGATTTAAGACCCAGGCCGAGGCGAACACACGCGGAAGGGAAATTTCCGTACCCCGTGGTAAGGGCCTCGGTGGATCTACCCTTATTAACGGGATGATCTATGTGCGTGGGCAGCCTGGGGATTATGACGCTTGGGAGTCCACAGGGGCGAAGCAGTGGAACTTCGCCACGCTCAAGCCCTACTTCAAAAAATTTGAGTCTTATGCTCAAGGTGACGACTCCCGTGGGCATGAAGGCCCGATGCATATTCAACAGGTCACAGAGCGTTATCCCGTGTCGGACGCCTTCTTGGAGGCAAGCATTCAAGATGGGCACCGGCACAATAAAGATTACAACGGCGATGATCAGACTGGATTTGGTTACTACCAGGTTGCCCAGCACAAGGGGCGGCGCTGGAGCGTTGTGGACGGCTATCTTAAACCGGCAAGAGCACGCGCTAACCTGCATATCGAGACCAATGCGCATGTGTTGCGCCTCGAACTTGAAGGCTCACGTTGCACTGGTATCACTTACCGTCAAGGCGGTCGCGAGGTCACTGTCAGTGCCCGACAGGATGTCATTCTGTGTGCCGGCGCCATTCAATCGCCGCAAATCCTGGAGCTGTCGGGAATCGGGCGACCTGATGTGCTCGACAAGGCTGGCATCCCAACCAAGCACCGTCTTGATGGTGTAGGGGAAAATTACATCGATCACTTTGCCACCCGTATGAACTGGCGGCTGAAGAACACGGTGACTCTCAACGAACTGGCGCGCGGATGGAGACTTGGTCTTGCCGTGGCTGAGTACTTCACCAAGCGCACGGGAATTCTGACACTGGGTACCGGCTTGGTTCATGGTTTTTTGAAGACCAAGCCTGAAATGCCTACGCCGGATGTGCAATATTTCGTCGTACATGCAAGCTATGCCAATGCCGCCGAGCGAATTTTGGACAAGCACCCGGGCTTCACGATTGGAGTCAGTCAGCTACGCCCTAAGTCTCAGGGCAGCATCCACATCCAATCAAAGGATCCTGATGTTATGCCGGCGATTCGCCCGAATTTTCTGACCGAGGATGAAGACTGCACGAGTCTGATTGAGGGCATGAAAATCGCGCGAAGAATTATGGAGCAGCCGGCGATGAGTGCATTCGTCGATGCAGAAACCAGTCCGGGCTCCCAAACCAAGAGCGATGAAGATTGGCTCGAATTTGCACGAGACAATGGTCAGACGATTTATCACCCCATCGGCACCTGCAGGATGGGCGAGGACGAGGGGGCCGTGGTCGACTCACAGTTGCGAGTTCATGGCCTAAGTGGTCTTCGTGTCGTCGATGCCTCGGTCATTCCATCAATGATCTCCGGCAACATCCAAGGTGCGGTTATGGCTGTTGCTGAGCGTGGGGCTGATTTGATACTTGGCTCCGCTCCCGTTCATTACTGA
- a CDS encoding shikimate dehydrogenase family protein, giving the protein MENKNKISGTTRVYAIIADPIHHVQTPGAMNRLFTERGDDRVMVPFHVSTESLQSVVVGLRGIQSLDGFIVTVPHKSAIVELCDSVSDAARLVGAVNVVRRNEDGSLHGDILDGAGFLAGLRQRDVEPSGMSVYLAGAGGAAKAIAFALAAAGVRKITIFNRTTCKAEALIQRLTPVFPAVELCVGSDDPSGHDLVVNSTSLGLSVDDILPLNVALLTSSQIVAEIIMKPAITPLLAAATEKGCRVLDGMPMLLCQIELMAAAMATNKNEQNHEYI; this is encoded by the coding sequence ATGGAAAATAAAAATAAGATCAGTGGCACCACCCGGGTATACGCGATCATCGCTGACCCCATTCATCATGTGCAGACGCCAGGTGCGATGAACCGCTTGTTCACTGAGCGCGGCGATGATCGGGTAATGGTGCCATTTCACGTCAGCACGGAAAGTCTCCAGAGCGTTGTTGTAGGACTGCGCGGAATACAAAGCCTCGATGGATTCATCGTTACGGTGCCGCACAAGTCTGCAATCGTTGAACTCTGCGATTCTGTGTCAGATGCTGCGCGACTCGTAGGTGCGGTCAACGTAGTGAGACGCAACGAAGATGGAAGCCTGCATGGCGACATTCTGGACGGTGCGGGTTTCTTGGCAGGTCTACGTCAACGAGATGTAGAGCCGAGCGGTATGTCGGTCTACTTGGCCGGTGCAGGGGGGGCAGCAAAGGCAATCGCGTTCGCTCTCGCCGCTGCAGGTGTCAGAAAAATCACCATTTTCAATCGCACCACATGCAAGGCAGAGGCGCTTATCCAGCGACTCACCCCTGTCTTTCCCGCTGTGGAGTTGTGTGTCGGCTCAGATGATCCATCTGGCCATGATTTGGTAGTAAACAGTACATCCCTTGGGCTCTCTGTGGATGACATTCTGCCCTTGAATGTGGCGTTGCTTACCTCATCGCAAATTGTCGCAGAAATCATTATGAAACCTGCGATCACTCCCCTGTTGGCAGCCGCAACTGAAAAGGGTTGCCGAGTGCTTGATGGAATGCCAATGCTGCTTTGCCAGATTGAGTTGATGGCTGCGGCGATGGCGACTAATAAGAATGAGCAAAATCATGAGTACATTTGA